The Geothrix sp. DNA segment TCGTGGATCTTCCCGTCCAGCCGAAGGCGCCTGCCAAGGCGGGCAAGGCCCGGCCAAAGCCTCAACCAAAGCACTGAACGCCGTTCTGGATCTCCCCCAGGGAAAGCCCGGGGGAGATCCAGGTCAGCTGCCGGAGCCGGGAATGCCCAGCTCTCCGAGCCACCGGGCCTGTTCGGAGGGGCGCTCCACCCTCAGGCCACGGACCTTGAGGGTGTGCAGGCGCAGGGCCCCATCCGCAAACCCGAGCAGCAGGCCCTCCGGGGTGAGGCGGTAGCACCCCGGAGGGCAGGGTTCTCCCGTCGGCAGGGCCCAGGCGACCTTCGCCGTGCCCAGGGGGGTCTCCAGGAAGGCATTGGGCCAGGGATCCGCCACGGCCCGGATCTGGTTGAAGGCTTCCGCTGCGGTCATGGCGAAGTCCAGCCGGGAGTCGGCCGGCTTGCGACCGCCAAAGTAGGTGGAGGGGCCGAGGGTCTTCTGGTCGATGCGCGGGCAGGAACCGTCCACCAGGCCGGGGATGGCATCCCGCACGAGGTCCCTACCGGCGGCGGCGGCCTTGTCCGTGAGGCTGAGGGCGGTCTCGTCCCAGGCGATGGGCAGGCGCGCCTGGGCCACGATGAAGCCATCGTCGGGCTTGGGAGTCATGGCGTGGAGGGTGACGCCGGTCTCGAGTTCGCCCTTCACCAGCACCCAGTTGATGGGTGCCCGGCCCCGGTACTTCGGCAGCAGGCTGCCGTGCAGGTTGTAGGCGCCGAGGCGCGGAATTTCCAGGAAGCGGGCCTGGATCATCTCCCGGAAGTAGAAGCTGAAGAGGAAATCCGGACGAAGTTCCCGGATGGCGTCGTACACCGAGTCTTCGTTGAACCCCGGGGCCATGGTCACGGGAATGCCCTGGGCTGCGGCCAGCACAGCGGGCGGAGTGAACCACAGCTCGTCTGGTCCCTGGGGATAGGTGTAGAGGCCGACCACGTCTACGCCCGCCTCCAGCAGCCCTTCCAGGGCCGCGGTCCCCACGCTGGAGTAGGCACATAC contains these protein-coding regions:
- a CDS encoding formyltransferase family protein; amino-acid sequence: MSKPTAVVCAYSSVGTAALEGLLEAGVDVVGLYTYPQGPDELWFTPPAVLAAAQGIPVTMAPGFNEDSVYDAIRELRPDFLFSFYFREMIQARFLEIPRLGAYNLHGSLLPKYRGRAPINWVLVKGELETGVTLHAMTPKPDDGFIVAQARLPIAWDETALSLTDKAAAAGRDLVRDAIPGLVDGSCPRIDQKTLGPSTYFGGRKPADSRLDFAMTAAEAFNQIRAVADPWPNAFLETPLGTAKVAWALPTGEPCPPGCYRLTPEGLLLGFADGALRLHTLKVRGLRVERPSEQARWLGELGIPGSGS